One Triticum dicoccoides isolate Atlit2015 ecotype Zavitan chromosome 4B, WEW_v2.0, whole genome shotgun sequence genomic window carries:
- the LOC119291315 gene encoding putative serine protease HhoA isoform X4, with translation MSSDLEKSKNKRAMAAVPEEVLAKKRNLGREEGQEEEEKKDSPALLPMPRGSRGCFIDPRWLTAKIAKDKMDAAKLAAPIPPVKIPTLEHFKPPPRFHTRALLPLRESGSKAALSAAKSLVGISSSLGSKPLKRCSGLLIDWDEESKTCVVLTTAHLIRTKDSPVNVWFGGEEYTSNADVTVHLLDGTSEKGQLLYYQPHYDLAFVRVKVDQPIQLPSFSEEVTFAEEVLRLGRDNMLDLRITYGRAAYQNPDIDERYHYMYFDCADDDNDDDEYDSGGLVISLDGKIVGMFNISSRGSFIPSSILLSCVDLWKKYGRIPRPQLGMTFEAIKLLEPAHVDKIWRMCHIDDGLVVQEVLKGSPADKFGIERGDIVECFNGESISNTVELENRLMNTCKGLSDNYNDLIEVHVSVGVFHTLKKQRRIGELTVSVSDLGEVIARGSRKIS, from the exons ATGAGCTCGGACTTGGAGAAATCCAAGAACAAAAGGGCCATGGCGGCCGTTCCGGAGGAAGTCCTGGCGAAGAAGAGGAATCTGGGGAGGGAGGAAGGgcaggaagaagaagagaaaaaggaCTCGCCTGCTCTACTTCCCATGCCCAGAGGGAGCCGTGGCTGCTTCATCGATCCCAGGTGGCTCACCGCCAAGATTGCAAAGGATAAAATGGATGCCGCAAAATTAG CAGCTCCCATTCCCCCGGTGAAGATTCCTACGCTTGAGCACTTTAAACCCCCGCCCAGGTTTCACACACGGGCGCTTCTCCCCTTGCGTGAATCTGGAAGCAAGGCGGCGCTCTCCGCTGCTAAATCTCTTGTTGGGATTTCATCATCTCTTG GTAGCAAGCCTCTAAAGCGGTGCTCTGGTTTATTGATTGATTGGGACGAGGAGAGCAAAACCTGCGTTGTTTTGACAACTGCACATCTGATTCGCACAAAGGATTCTCCTGTCAATGTCTGGTTTGGCGGAGAAGAGTATACTTCCAATGCTGAT GTCACTGTTCATTTACTAGATGGCACTAGTGAAAAGGGACAGCTGCTGTACTACCAGCCACACTATGATCTTGCTTTTGTGCGGGTTAAAGTGGACCAGCCTATCCAGTTGCCGTCTTTCAGTGAAGAAGTGACATTTGCTGAAGAAGTTCTTCGGCTAGGACGAGACAATATGTTAGATCTACGGATAACTTATGGTAGAGCTGCATATCAGAATCCAGATATTGATGAGCGGTATCATTACATGTACTTTGATTGTGCAGATGATGATAACGACGATGACGAG TATGACAGCGGAGGGCTAGTCATTAGCTTGGATGGAAAAATTGTTGGAATGTTCAACATTAGCTCGAGGGGGTCTTTCATACCTTCTTCTATTTTGCTCAGTTGTGTGGATTTGTGGAAGAAATATGG GCGCATCCCCCGGCCCCAACTTGGAATGACGTTTGAGGCCATCAAGCTTCTAGAGCCTGCTCATGTTGACAAGATATGGCGCATGTGCCACATTGATGATGGTCTTGTTGTTCAAGAG GTCTTGAAAGGATCTCCTGCTGATAAATTTGGAATCGAAAGAGGTGATATTGTTGAGTGTTTCAATGGAGAATCCATTTCTAATACTGTTGAG TTGGAGAATAGGTTGATGAACACATGCAAGGGCCTTTCAGACAATTATAATGACCTTATTGAAGTTCATGTTTCT GTTGGGGTGTTTCACACGCTTAAAAAACAGCGAAGGATTGGAGAGTTGACTGTAAGTGTATCCGATCTTGGAGAAGTTATTGCAAGAG GTTCAAGAAAAATCTCCTAA
- the LOC119291315 gene encoding putative serine protease HhoA isoform X1 — MSSDLEKSKNKRAMAAVPEEVLAKKRNLGREEGQEEEEKKDSPALLPMPRGSRGCFIDPRWLTAKIAKDKMDAAKLAAPIPPVKIPTLEHFKPPPRFHTRALLPLRESGSKAALSAAKSLVGISSSLDIGSKPLKRCSGLLIDWDEESKTCVVLTTAHLIRTKDSPVNVWFGGEEYTSNADVTVHLLDGTSEKGQLLYYQPHYDLAFVRVKVDQPIQLPSFSEEVTFAEEVLRLGRDNMLDLRITYGRAAYQNPDIDERYHYMYFDCADDDNDDDEYDSGGLVISLDGKIVGMFNISSRGSFIPSSILLSCVDLWKKYGRIPRPQLGMTFEAIKLLEPAHVDKIWRMCHIDDGLVVQEVLKGSPADKFGIERGDIVECFNGESISNTVELENRLMNTCKGLSDNYNDLIEVHVSVGVFHTLKKQRRIGELTVSVSDLGEVIARGSRKIS, encoded by the exons ATGAGCTCGGACTTGGAGAAATCCAAGAACAAAAGGGCCATGGCGGCCGTTCCGGAGGAAGTCCTGGCGAAGAAGAGGAATCTGGGGAGGGAGGAAGGgcaggaagaagaagagaaaaaggaCTCGCCTGCTCTACTTCCCATGCCCAGAGGGAGCCGTGGCTGCTTCATCGATCCCAGGTGGCTCACCGCCAAGATTGCAAAGGATAAAATGGATGCCGCAAAATTAG CAGCTCCCATTCCCCCGGTGAAGATTCCTACGCTTGAGCACTTTAAACCCCCGCCCAGGTTTCACACACGGGCGCTTCTCCCCTTGCGTGAATCTGGAAGCAAGGCGGCGCTCTCCGCTGCTAAATCTCTTGTTGGGATTTCATCATCTCTTG ATATAGGTAGCAAGCCTCTAAAGCGGTGCTCTGGTTTATTGATTGATTGGGACGAGGAGAGCAAAACCTGCGTTGTTTTGACAACTGCACATCTGATTCGCACAAAGGATTCTCCTGTCAATGTCTGGTTTGGCGGAGAAGAGTATACTTCCAATGCTGAT GTCACTGTTCATTTACTAGATGGCACTAGTGAAAAGGGACAGCTGCTGTACTACCAGCCACACTATGATCTTGCTTTTGTGCGGGTTAAAGTGGACCAGCCTATCCAGTTGCCGTCTTTCAGTGAAGAAGTGACATTTGCTGAAGAAGTTCTTCGGCTAGGACGAGACAATATGTTAGATCTACGGATAACTTATGGTAGAGCTGCATATCAGAATCCAGATATTGATGAGCGGTATCATTACATGTACTTTGATTGTGCAGATGATGATAACGACGATGACGAG TATGACAGCGGAGGGCTAGTCATTAGCTTGGATGGAAAAATTGTTGGAATGTTCAACATTAGCTCGAGGGGGTCTTTCATACCTTCTTCTATTTTGCTCAGTTGTGTGGATTTGTGGAAGAAATATGG GCGCATCCCCCGGCCCCAACTTGGAATGACGTTTGAGGCCATCAAGCTTCTAGAGCCTGCTCATGTTGACAAGATATGGCGCATGTGCCACATTGATGATGGTCTTGTTGTTCAAGAG GTCTTGAAAGGATCTCCTGCTGATAAATTTGGAATCGAAAGAGGTGATATTGTTGAGTGTTTCAATGGAGAATCCATTTCTAATACTGTTGAG TTGGAGAATAGGTTGATGAACACATGCAAGGGCCTTTCAGACAATTATAATGACCTTATTGAAGTTCATGTTTCT GTTGGGGTGTTTCACACGCTTAAAAAACAGCGAAGGATTGGAGAGTTGACTGTAAGTGTATCCGATCTTGGAGAAGTTATTGCAAGAG GTTCAAGAAAAATCTCCTAA
- the LOC119291315 gene encoding putative serine protease HhoA isoform X2 — MSSDLEKSKNKRAMAAVPEEVLAKKRNLGREEGQEEEEKKDSPALLPMPRGSRGCFIDPRWLTAKIAKDKMDAAKLAPIPPVKIPTLEHFKPPPRFHTRALLPLRESGSKAALSAAKSLVGISSSLDIGSKPLKRCSGLLIDWDEESKTCVVLTTAHLIRTKDSPVNVWFGGEEYTSNADVTVHLLDGTSEKGQLLYYQPHYDLAFVRVKVDQPIQLPSFSEEVTFAEEVLRLGRDNMLDLRITYGRAAYQNPDIDERYHYMYFDCADDDNDDDEYDSGGLVISLDGKIVGMFNISSRGSFIPSSILLSCVDLWKKYGRIPRPQLGMTFEAIKLLEPAHVDKIWRMCHIDDGLVVQEVLKGSPADKFGIERGDIVECFNGESISNTVELENRLMNTCKGLSDNYNDLIEVHVSVGVFHTLKKQRRIGELTVSVSDLGEVIARGSRKIS; from the exons ATGAGCTCGGACTTGGAGAAATCCAAGAACAAAAGGGCCATGGCGGCCGTTCCGGAGGAAGTCCTGGCGAAGAAGAGGAATCTGGGGAGGGAGGAAGGgcaggaagaagaagagaaaaaggaCTCGCCTGCTCTACTTCCCATGCCCAGAGGGAGCCGTGGCTGCTTCATCGATCCCAGGTGGCTCACCGCCAAGATTGCAAAGGATAAAATGGATGCCGCAAAATTAG CTCCCATTCCCCCGGTGAAGATTCCTACGCTTGAGCACTTTAAACCCCCGCCCAGGTTTCACACACGGGCGCTTCTCCCCTTGCGTGAATCTGGAAGCAAGGCGGCGCTCTCCGCTGCTAAATCTCTTGTTGGGATTTCATCATCTCTTG ATATAGGTAGCAAGCCTCTAAAGCGGTGCTCTGGTTTATTGATTGATTGGGACGAGGAGAGCAAAACCTGCGTTGTTTTGACAACTGCACATCTGATTCGCACAAAGGATTCTCCTGTCAATGTCTGGTTTGGCGGAGAAGAGTATACTTCCAATGCTGAT GTCACTGTTCATTTACTAGATGGCACTAGTGAAAAGGGACAGCTGCTGTACTACCAGCCACACTATGATCTTGCTTTTGTGCGGGTTAAAGTGGACCAGCCTATCCAGTTGCCGTCTTTCAGTGAAGAAGTGACATTTGCTGAAGAAGTTCTTCGGCTAGGACGAGACAATATGTTAGATCTACGGATAACTTATGGTAGAGCTGCATATCAGAATCCAGATATTGATGAGCGGTATCATTACATGTACTTTGATTGTGCAGATGATGATAACGACGATGACGAG TATGACAGCGGAGGGCTAGTCATTAGCTTGGATGGAAAAATTGTTGGAATGTTCAACATTAGCTCGAGGGGGTCTTTCATACCTTCTTCTATTTTGCTCAGTTGTGTGGATTTGTGGAAGAAATATGG GCGCATCCCCCGGCCCCAACTTGGAATGACGTTTGAGGCCATCAAGCTTCTAGAGCCTGCTCATGTTGACAAGATATGGCGCATGTGCCACATTGATGATGGTCTTGTTGTTCAAGAG GTCTTGAAAGGATCTCCTGCTGATAAATTTGGAATCGAAAGAGGTGATATTGTTGAGTGTTTCAATGGAGAATCCATTTCTAATACTGTTGAG TTGGAGAATAGGTTGATGAACACATGCAAGGGCCTTTCAGACAATTATAATGACCTTATTGAAGTTCATGTTTCT GTTGGGGTGTTTCACACGCTTAAAAAACAGCGAAGGATTGGAGAGTTGACTGTAAGTGTATCCGATCTTGGAGAAGTTATTGCAAGAG GTTCAAGAAAAATCTCCTAA
- the LOC119291315 gene encoding putative serine protease HhoA isoform X3 yields MSSDLEKSKNKRAMAAVPEEVLAKKRNLGREEGQEEEEKKDSPALLPMPRGSRGCFIDPRWLTAKIAKDKMDAAKLAAPIPPVKIPTLEHFKPPPRFHTRALLPLRESGSKAALSAAKSLVGISSSLDIGSKPLKRCSGLLIDWDEESKTCVVLTTAHLIRTKDSPVNVWFGGEEYTSNADVTVHLLDGTSEKGQLLYYQPHYDLAFVRVKVDQPIQLPSFSEEVTFAEEVLRLGRDNMLDLRITYGRAAYQNPDIDERYHYMYFDCADDDNDDDEYDSGGLVISLDGKIVGMFNISSRGSFIPSSILLSCVDLWKKYGRIPRPQLGMTFEAIKLLEPAHVDKIWRMCHIDDGLVVQEVLKGSPADKFGIERGDIVECFNGESISNTVELENRLMNTCKGLSDNYNDLIEVHVSVGVFHTLKKQRRIGELTVSVSDLGEVIARDPTVS; encoded by the exons ATGAGCTCGGACTTGGAGAAATCCAAGAACAAAAGGGCCATGGCGGCCGTTCCGGAGGAAGTCCTGGCGAAGAAGAGGAATCTGGGGAGGGAGGAAGGgcaggaagaagaagagaaaaaggaCTCGCCTGCTCTACTTCCCATGCCCAGAGGGAGCCGTGGCTGCTTCATCGATCCCAGGTGGCTCACCGCCAAGATTGCAAAGGATAAAATGGATGCCGCAAAATTAG CAGCTCCCATTCCCCCGGTGAAGATTCCTACGCTTGAGCACTTTAAACCCCCGCCCAGGTTTCACACACGGGCGCTTCTCCCCTTGCGTGAATCTGGAAGCAAGGCGGCGCTCTCCGCTGCTAAATCTCTTGTTGGGATTTCATCATCTCTTG ATATAGGTAGCAAGCCTCTAAAGCGGTGCTCTGGTTTATTGATTGATTGGGACGAGGAGAGCAAAACCTGCGTTGTTTTGACAACTGCACATCTGATTCGCACAAAGGATTCTCCTGTCAATGTCTGGTTTGGCGGAGAAGAGTATACTTCCAATGCTGAT GTCACTGTTCATTTACTAGATGGCACTAGTGAAAAGGGACAGCTGCTGTACTACCAGCCACACTATGATCTTGCTTTTGTGCGGGTTAAAGTGGACCAGCCTATCCAGTTGCCGTCTTTCAGTGAAGAAGTGACATTTGCTGAAGAAGTTCTTCGGCTAGGACGAGACAATATGTTAGATCTACGGATAACTTATGGTAGAGCTGCATATCAGAATCCAGATATTGATGAGCGGTATCATTACATGTACTTTGATTGTGCAGATGATGATAACGACGATGACGAG TATGACAGCGGAGGGCTAGTCATTAGCTTGGATGGAAAAATTGTTGGAATGTTCAACATTAGCTCGAGGGGGTCTTTCATACCTTCTTCTATTTTGCTCAGTTGTGTGGATTTGTGGAAGAAATATGG GCGCATCCCCCGGCCCCAACTTGGAATGACGTTTGAGGCCATCAAGCTTCTAGAGCCTGCTCATGTTGACAAGATATGGCGCATGTGCCACATTGATGATGGTCTTGTTGTTCAAGAG GTCTTGAAAGGATCTCCTGCTGATAAATTTGGAATCGAAAGAGGTGATATTGTTGAGTGTTTCAATGGAGAATCCATTTCTAATACTGTTGAG TTGGAGAATAGGTTGATGAACACATGCAAGGGCCTTTCAGACAATTATAATGACCTTATTGAAGTTCATGTTTCT GTTGGGGTGTTTCACACGCTTAAAAAACAGCGAAGGATTGGAGAGTTGACTGTAAGTGTATCCGATCTTGGAGAAGTTATTGCAAGAG ATCCTACTGTCTCATGA